One segment of Thunnus thynnus chromosome 19, fThuThy2.1, whole genome shotgun sequence DNA contains the following:
- the LOC137170786 gene encoding molybdopterin synthase sulfur carrier subunit-like isoform X2, whose translation MTAHVIVLYFAKSAELTGVKEEEIVAVPTPISSRDLWTLLLQRHPRLCVLQDQVVLAVRQQYVAIGDQVVTLGDGDEVAVVPPLSGG comes from the exons ATGACTGCTCAC gtgaTCGTGTTGTACTTCGCTAAGAGCGCCGAGCTGACCggagtgaaggaggaggagattgTTGCCGTGCCGACACCAATCAGCAGCCGGGATCTTTGGACACTGTTGCTACAGCGACACCCGAG actcTGCGTCCTGCAGGATCAGGTGGTGTTGGCGGTGCGTCAGCAGTACGTTGCCATCGGCGACCAGGTGGTGACTCTGGGAGACGGGGACGAGGTTGCTGTGGTGCCGCCACTCAGCGGAGGATAA
- the LOC137170786 gene encoding molybdopterin synthase catalytic subunit-like isoform X1: protein MAVPEEPRDVFKLSRDWLSVQEVVDAVSSASCGAISVFIGTTREDECDGRKVIGLEYEAYELMAQSEFTKLCDDIRARWPTVTHICVHHRLGWVKVGEASVAMAISSPHRHDSQQAIQHCISQLKASVPIWKKEVYDTQETNWKQNAECSWAAQHKPHPVTEHINNK from the exons ATGGCGGTGCCGGAGGAGCCGAGAGACGTCTTCAAGCTGAGCCGTGATTGGCTGTCTGTACAGGAAGTGGTGGACGCCGTCAGCAGCGCTTCCTGTGGAGCCATTTCAGTGTTTATAG gtACGACCCGTGAGGACGAGTGTGACGGCAGGAAGGTGATTGGTCTGGAGTACGAGGCGTACGAGCTCATGGCCCAATCAGAGTTTACCAAACtgtgtgatgacatcagagctcGTTGGCCAACCGTGACGCACATCTGTGTTCATCACCGGCTGGG GTGGGTGAAGGTGGGCGAGGCCAGCGTTGCCATGGCGATCTCGTCTCCTCATCGTCACGACAGCCAGCAGGCGATCCAGCACTGCATCAGCCAGCTGAAGGCCAGCGTCCCCATCTGGAAGAAG GAAGTTTACGACACGCAGGAGACGAACTGGAAGCAGAACGCCGAGTGTTCCTGGGCCGCTCAACACAAACCGCATCCGGTCACAGAACatatcaataataaatga
- the ugcg gene encoding ceramide glucosyltransferase — translation MALLELAMQGLAVFGFILFCVLWLMHFMSIIYVRLHLHKKRSEVKQPFIQLAGVSLLKPLKGVDPNLIANLETFFTLDYPKYEILLCVQDQDDPAVDVCKKLLGKYPNVDARLFIGGKKVGINPKINNLMPGYEGAKYGLVWICDSGIRVKPDTLTDMTNQMTEKVGLVHGLPYVADRQGFAATLEQVYFGTSHPRSYISANVTGIKCVTGMSCLMRKDVLDQAGGLVAFAQYIAEDYFMAKAIADRGWKFSMATQVALQNSGSYSIGQFQSRMIRWTKLRINMLPGTVLEPVSECFLASLIIGWAAHHVFRWDMMVFFMCHCLAWFISDYIQLTGVQGGPLCFSKLDFAVAWFIRESMAVQIFLSALWDPTISWRTGRYRLRCGGTAEEILDV, via the exons ATGGCTCTGCTGGAACTCGCCATGCAGGGACTGGCCGTGTTCGGCTTCATCCTGTTCTGCGTGCTGTGGCTCATGCACTTCATGTCCATCATTTATGT gcGTCTCCACCTTCACaagaaaaggtcagaggtcaaacagcCCTTCATTCAGCTGGCAGGAGTTTCTCTACTGAAGCCACTGAAGGGCGTCGACCCCAACTTGATCGCCAATTTGGAGACATTTTTTACACTGGATTACCCCAAG taTGAGATCCTGCTGTGCGTTCAGGATCAGGACGATCCAGCTGTCGATGTCTGTAAGAAGCTTTTGGGCAAATATCCCAACGTGGACGCTCGATTATTCATTG GGGGCAAGAAAGTTGGAATCAACCCCAAGATCAACAACCTGATGCCAGGCTACGAAGGAGCCAAATACGGCCTGGTGTGGATCTGTGACAGCGGCATCAGAG tgaaACCAGACACCCTGACAGATATGACCAATCAGATGACAGAGAAAGTGGGATTGGTCCATGGCTTGCCGTACGTTGCTGACCGCCAGGGCTTCGCCGCCACACTGGAGCAG GTGTATTTTGGGACGTCTCATCCTCGCTCCTACATCTCGGCTAACGTGACGGGGATAAAGTGCGTGACGGGGATGTCGTGTCTGATGAGGAAGGACGTGTTGGATCAGGCCGGCGGATTGGTCGCCTTCGCTCAGTACATCGCCGAGGATTACTTCATGGCTAAAGCCATCGCTGACag AGGCTGGAAGTTCTCCATGGCAACACAGGTAGCTTTGCAGAACTCTGGGTCGTACTCCATTGGTCAGTTCCAGTCTCGCATGATCAG GTGGACGAAGCTGAGGATCAACATGCTTCCCGGCACCGTGCTGGAGCCCGTCTCTGAATGCTTCCTGGCCAGCCTCATCATTGGCTGGGCTGCTCATCATGTGTTCAG gtgggaCATGATGGTCTTCTTCATGTGTCACTGTCTCGCCTGGTTTATTTCCGACTACATTCAGCTGACTGGAGTTCag GGCGGCCCGCTGTGCTTCTCCAAGCTGGACTTCGCCGTCGCCTGGTTCATCAGAGAGTCGATGGCGGTGCAGATCTTCCTGTCGGCTCTGTGGGATCCCACCATCAGCTGGAGGACCGGCCGCTACCGGCTGCGCTGCGGTGGCACCGCCGAGGAGATCCTCGACGTCTAG